One window of the Salvelinus alpinus chromosome 13, SLU_Salpinus.1, whole genome shotgun sequence genome contains the following:
- the LOC139537266 gene encoding putative nuclease HARBI1 → MVCNADCVISNVVAKWPGSVHDSRIFRASEIYQCLSQGEFSGVLLGDRGYGCQPFLLTPFTDPQEAQQAYNHAHARTRARVEMTFGLLKARFHCLHKLRVSPVRACDITVACAVLHNVACLRKERAPRVPPAMDWDNPAIFPDDDSGRLLRDQYVLNYFS, encoded by the exons atggtctgcaatgctgactgtgtgatcagcaatgttgtggcaaaatggcctggctcagtccatgactccagaatctttcgggcctctgaaatctatcagtgcctatcacaag gtgaattctctggtgtgttgctgggagacagggggtatggctgccagccttttctcctgacacctttcacagacccccaggaagcacagcaggcctacaaccatgcccatgccaggaccagggccagagttgaaatgacctttggcctcctgaaggcacgctttcactgccttcacaaattaagggtcagccctgttagggcatgtgatattactgtggcttgtgctgtcctccacaatgtggcctgcctgaggaaggagagggcccccagagtgccaccagccatggactgggacaatccggcaatcttccctgatgacgacagtggtcggctgctgagggaccaatatgtgttgaattattttagttag